In the genome of Kitasatospora cathayae, one region contains:
- the mycP gene encoding type VII secretion-associated serine protease mycosin, with amino-acid sequence MSALVTGTPVSNAGSIRSSEWPLDAEHFKADRIWSISRGAGTTVAVVDSGVSASHPDLAGQVLPGASLIGDGDDGRTDTSGESHGTAIAGIIAGTGGPAPGEGMTGLAPDAKILPVRVGTGNQVSAPMVARGIVWAADHGARIINVSLGAPEPDPLLKQAVTYAMGKDAVVVASAGNEGDRGNPPMYPAAFPGVVSVSGVDETGTFWKASESGRGIVVAAPAAEIYSTNNQGRYVKADGTSYAAAYVSATAALIRSAHPDLTAGQVIHRLITTTVERNNHPDPKLGFGRIDPISAISSTDDGERENPLLRESRESVDAGSDSDSGLFVIIVSSAGIVLVACAAAVFRRRSRGRGNIRESGPSRPVVNAAGKSARPRPGSGTSSRTSRSKRNS; translated from the coding sequence GTGTCCGCCCTGGTCACCGGAACACCCGTCAGCAATGCCGGAAGCATCCGTTCCAGCGAATGGCCACTGGACGCCGAACACTTCAAGGCCGACCGGATCTGGTCGATCAGCCGCGGTGCCGGAACGACGGTCGCCGTCGTCGACAGCGGGGTCTCGGCCTCGCATCCCGACCTGGCCGGACAGGTCCTTCCCGGCGCCAGCCTGATCGGTGACGGCGACGACGGCCGGACGGACACCTCTGGCGAGTCCCACGGGACCGCCATCGCCGGCATCATCGCCGGCACCGGAGGCCCGGCGCCCGGTGAGGGCATGACGGGCCTCGCGCCGGACGCGAAGATCCTGCCGGTCCGCGTCGGCACCGGGAACCAGGTCTCCGCCCCCATGGTCGCGCGGGGCATCGTCTGGGCGGCCGACCACGGTGCCCGGATCATCAACGTCTCCCTCGGCGCACCCGAACCGGACCCGCTTCTCAAACAGGCCGTCACCTACGCCATGGGCAAGGACGCCGTCGTCGTCGCCTCGGCGGGCAACGAGGGCGACCGGGGGAATCCACCGATGTATCCGGCCGCTTTCCCCGGAGTCGTATCGGTTTCCGGGGTCGACGAGACCGGCACTTTCTGGAAAGCCAGCGAATCCGGCCGCGGCATCGTCGTCGCCGCGCCCGCCGCCGAGATCTACTCGACCAACAACCAGGGCCGATACGTGAAGGCCGACGGCACGAGCTACGCGGCGGCCTACGTCTCGGCCACTGCCGCGCTCATCCGCTCGGCACATCCGGATTTGACAGCAGGGCAGGTGATTCACCGCCTCATCACCACGACGGTCGAGCGGAACAACCACCCCGACCCGAAACTCGGTTTCGGAAGAATCGACCCGATCTCGGCGATTTCGTCCACTGACGACGGTGAGCGCGAGAACCCCCTTCTCCGCGAATCGCGCGAATCGGTTGATGCCGGATCCGATTCGGATTCCGGCCTGTTCGTCATCATCGTGTCGTCCGCCGGAATCGTCCTGGTCGCCTGTGCCGCGGCCGTCTTCCGGCGCAGGTCCCGCGGTCGGGGGAACATCCGGGAGAGCGGGCCTTCCCGGCCCGTCGTGAACGCGGCCGGCAAGTCTGCCCGGCCGAGGCCCGGTTCCGGCACGTCCTCACGCACGTCCCGTTCCAAGCGGAACAGCTGA
- a CDS encoding RNA-guided endonuclease InsQ/TnpB family protein, which yields MQLRYSFRVYPNGPQRSALARAFGCARVVFNDALRVREDARATGLPFVTSGELSRKLTASKETPERAWLCEVSSVVLQQSLRDLEAAYRNFFDGLKGKRPKLGPPRFKSKRDSRQAIRFTANARWRITPGGDLSLPKIGDVRVKWSRVLPSVPSTVTVIKDSAGRYFASFVVETEPGILPEVEPAVGLDLGLGHFAVLSDGTKIDSPRFLRRAEKRLKRAQQALARKEQGSNNRTKARVKVAKAHAKVADARREFHHQLSTRLMRDNQAIAVEDLAVKGLARTRLAKSVHDAGWSAFVSMLEYKAVKYGRTLIRIGRFEPTSQVCSNCGVKDGPKPLDVRVWQCRACGVRLDRDVNAAVNIAKAAGLAVTACRARVRPGPVPAQRGEAGTHRDGQKTVVGIPGP from the coding sequence GTGCAGCTTCGGTACTCGTTCCGCGTGTATCCGAACGGGCCTCAGCGCTCCGCGTTGGCGAGGGCGTTCGGGTGTGCTCGGGTGGTCTTCAACGACGCGCTTCGCGTCCGTGAGGACGCCCGTGCCACCGGGCTGCCGTTCGTCACCTCCGGCGAGTTGTCCAGGAAGCTCACGGCCTCGAAGGAGACGCCGGAGCGTGCATGGCTCTGCGAGGTGTCCTCGGTAGTGCTGCAACAGTCGTTGCGGGACCTGGAGGCCGCATACCGGAACTTCTTCGACGGGTTGAAGGGCAAGCGCCCGAAGCTGGGACCGCCCCGGTTCAAGTCGAAGCGCGATTCCCGTCAGGCGATCCGGTTCACCGCGAACGCCCGATGGAGGATCACCCCTGGCGGGGACCTGTCCCTGCCGAAGATCGGCGACGTGCGGGTGAAGTGGTCCCGCGTCCTGCCGTCGGTGCCGTCCACGGTGACGGTGATCAAGGACAGCGCGGGCAGGTACTTCGCGTCGTTCGTCGTGGAGACCGAACCCGGGATCCTGCCCGAGGTCGAACCGGCGGTCGGTCTCGATCTCGGGCTCGGGCACTTCGCCGTCCTCTCCGACGGCACGAAGATCGACAGTCCGCGCTTCCTGCGCCGGGCCGAGAAGCGTCTCAAGCGGGCTCAACAGGCCCTTGCCCGTAAGGAGCAGGGCAGCAACAACCGGACCAAGGCCCGCGTCAAGGTCGCCAAGGCACACGCCAAGGTCGCCGACGCCCGGCGCGAGTTCCACCACCAGCTCTCCACCCGGCTGATGCGCGACAACCAAGCCATCGCGGTGGAGGACCTGGCGGTCAAGGGGCTCGCCCGCACCCGGCTGGCCAAGTCCGTGCACGATGCCGGATGGTCGGCGTTCGTGAGCATGCTGGAGTACAAGGCCGTCAAGTACGGCCGGACCCTGATCAGGATCGGCCGGTTCGAGCCGACCTCTCAGGTGTGCTCGAACTGCGGTGTCAAGGACGGTCCCAAGCCCCTGGACGTCCGTGTCTGGCAGTGCCGGGCATGCGGCGTTCGGCTGGACCGGGACGTCAACGCCGCCGTCAACATCGCCAAGGCCGCCGGACTGGCGGTGACAGCCTGTCGAGCGCGGGTAAGACCGGGACCCGTCCCGGCACAGCGCGGAGAAGCAGGAACCCACCGAGACGGTCAGAAGACCGTGGTAGGAATCCCCGGGCCTTAG
- a CDS encoding type 1 periplasmic-binding domain-containing protein, with product MSLRLRPGRRTLVVSSLGVAAAAAVLGYVLFTGDDTPRTSATKANDVSGRATACLAADSASSTGGDTVTGIWSAMQTAGTQHGTNVQQMIEPATTAEQAAPHLAGLLVQHCDLIVTVGAPFGRATTGIASAAPSVPIIAVDSTLSTSPTNVTLLAGPGAAARVSERVGALRRHAAGS from the coding sequence ATGTCACTGCGCCTTCGTCCCGGCCGCCGCACCCTGGTCGTCTCCTCCCTGGGCGTCGCCGCCGCTGCCGCCGTACTCGGCTACGTGCTGTTCACGGGTGACGACACACCACGCACGAGCGCCACCAAGGCGAACGACGTGTCGGGACGAGCGACCGCGTGTCTGGCGGCCGACAGCGCGAGCTCGACGGGCGGTGACACCGTCACCGGGATCTGGTCCGCCATGCAGACGGCCGGAACGCAGCACGGCACCAACGTCCAGCAGATGATCGAACCGGCGACCACTGCGGAACAGGCCGCTCCGCACCTCGCGGGACTGCTCGTCCAGCACTGCGACCTGATCGTCACCGTCGGCGCGCCTTTCGGCCGGGCGACCACCGGCATCGCCTCGGCCGCGCCGTCGGTCCCGATCATCGCCGTCGACTCGACGCTGTCCACCTCGCCCACCAACGTCACCCTCCTGGCGGGCCCCGGCGCCGCGGCGCGGGTCAGCGAGCGGGTCGGCGCTCTGCGGCGGCACGCGGCGGGGTCCTGA